The following are encoded together in the Halopseudomonas salegens genome:
- a CDS encoding wax ester/triacylglycerol synthase family O-acyltransferase: MKQLTPMDSQFFYFEAPNQPMMIGSLWLCDQTTAPDGLVRHKDILQYISDRLNTTSYFRRRLEQAPFQLDDPYWLQDENFDVEYHVRHVGLPQPGDWRQLCIFTARTMSRSVDMERAPWEIYIIEGVNNVEGVPPGSFAVLIRFHHAYVDGKAGLELTTALWEDTPDHEYGRRDLVEVAERPPTRLEMWARTAPRMIGQSFRSMRAGIEITRKSYELAKRLRGDARPEQRRVPKTIFNTTISPHRSYAGYELTIAELKRMRQLCTGSSLNDVIISLIAGGMRRYLNAHNALPSNESLVSMCPVSIRPEDARKDGGNLVSAMFVGIGTDIADPVERLKAVQRRTQHGIPLAKEVLCDLNNAYGDMVPAYMRNMGAALSNKLRLAGKYPMVNTIITNVPGIPGMVPKYFAGATIRAVSPIVPISDGVAISHGITGIYDRICIGILADRKVVPDMDFYVSCLAESTREYLAATEAVEEAKAAAAKEVTAVVEPSSDSKSGKSTATKTTTRKAANTADKQAAEKAATKGDDAVVEAGRRTSANGG, from the coding sequence GTGAAACAACTAACACCAATGGATTCGCAATTTTTCTACTTTGAAGCGCCCAACCAGCCGATGATGATTGGTAGCCTCTGGCTGTGTGATCAGACTACTGCACCCGATGGTCTGGTTAGGCACAAGGACATCCTGCAGTACATTTCTGACCGCCTGAATACCACGTCGTACTTTCGTCGCCGCCTCGAGCAGGCACCTTTCCAGCTGGACGACCCCTACTGGCTGCAGGATGAAAACTTTGACGTCGAGTATCACGTGCGCCATGTCGGTTTGCCGCAGCCGGGCGACTGGCGTCAGCTGTGTATCTTTACCGCGCGCACCATGTCGCGCAGCGTGGATATGGAGCGGGCACCCTGGGAAATTTATATTATCGAAGGGGTCAACAACGTCGAGGGCGTGCCGCCGGGCAGCTTTGCCGTATTGATCCGTTTTCACCATGCCTATGTTGACGGCAAGGCTGGCCTGGAGCTGACCACTGCGCTGTGGGAAGACACACCGGACCACGAATACGGTCGCCGTGATCTGGTTGAAGTTGCCGAACGTCCGCCGACTCGGCTGGAAATGTGGGCTCGTACTGCCCCGCGCATGATCGGTCAATCTTTCCGCAGCATGCGTGCCGGTATCGAGATCACGCGCAAGAGTTACGAGCTGGCCAAGCGCCTGCGCGGTGACGCTCGCCCGGAACAACGCCGTGTACCGAAGACTATTTTCAATACCACCATCAGTCCTCACCGCAGTTATGCCGGATACGAGCTGACCATTGCCGAGCTGAAACGGATGCGTCAGCTGTGTACCGGGTCCAGCCTGAACGATGTCATCATTTCCTTGATCGCCGGTGGCATGCGCCGCTATCTGAATGCCCATAATGCGCTGCCGAGCAATGAGTCACTGGTATCCATGTGCCCGGTGTCGATTCGCCCGGAAGACGCCCGTAAAGACGGCGGCAATCTGGTGTCCGCCATGTTTGTCGGTATCGGTACCGATATTGCCGACCCGGTTGAGCGCCTGAAAGCCGTTCAGCGCCGCACCCAGCACGGGATTCCGCTGGCCAAAGAGGTGCTCTGCGATCTGAATAATGCCTATGGTGATATGGTGCCTGCTTATATGCGCAATATGGGCGCTGCCCTGAGCAACAAGCTGCGTCTGGCGGGTAAATACCCGATGGTCAATACCATTATTACCAACGTGCCGGGTATTCCCGGCATGGTGCCGAAGTATTTTGCCGGGGCGACCATTCGGGCAGTTTCGCCCATCGTGCCTATCTCGGACGGTGTGGCGATCAGTCATGGTATTACCGGTATTTATGACCGCATCTGCATCGGTATTCTGGCGGATCGCAAAGTGGTACCGGATATGGATTTTTATGTCAGCTGCCTGGCGGAATCCACCCGTGAGTACCTGGCTGCAACCGAAGCGGTGGAAGAAGCCAAGGCCGCGGCGGCGAAAGAAGTGACTGCGGTAGTCGAGCCCAGCAGTGACAGCAAGTCAGGCAAGTCGACGGCCACTAAAACGACTACGCGCAAGGCCGCCAATACCGCTGACAAGCAGGCAGCAGAAAAGGCTGCCACTAAAGGGGATGACGCCGTGGTTGAAGCGGGTCGGCGCACGTCCGCCAATGGCGGCTGA
- a CDS encoding uroporphyrinogen-III synthase codes for MTAPLPLHACHIALPESRELDLFADMLIKRGAQVLRCPLVSIHDAPDQTPVRQWLQEFIATPPDDLVLLTGEGLRRLLAAAERVDESLRDSFIAALGKVRTITRGPKPGAALRKIGLKPDLLADEPTTAGVIATLNREDLGGRQVAVQLYGTDPNHTLIDFLHKAGARVRTVAPYVYADDVEDVQVSALIQRLQAGELNAMAFTSATQVRRLFQIARRQPEGEQGLRKALAALCVAAVGPVVADELSAREVQVNLMPTSSFFMKPLVRELVKAFNPSAVDD; via the coding sequence ATGACTGCCCCTTTGCCACTGCACGCCTGTCATATAGCTTTGCCGGAAAGTCGCGAGCTTGACCTGTTCGCCGATATGCTGATCAAGCGTGGCGCCCAGGTTCTGCGTTGCCCGTTGGTATCCATTCATGATGCGCCGGATCAAACGCCGGTGCGGCAATGGCTGCAGGAATTTATCGCCACTCCTCCGGATGATCTGGTTCTGCTGACCGGTGAGGGGTTGCGTCGTTTGCTCGCCGCTGCCGAGCGTGTGGACGAGTCCCTGCGAGACAGCTTTATTGCTGCTCTGGGCAAGGTACGCACAATTACCCGAGGCCCGAAACCGGGTGCTGCGCTGCGCAAGATTGGCCTGAAACCCGATCTGCTGGCAGACGAGCCGACCACTGCCGGAGTGATTGCAACGCTCAATCGGGAAGACCTCGGCGGACGGCAAGTAGCCGTGCAGCTATACGGCACCGACCCCAATCACACCCTGATCGATTTTCTGCACAAAGCCGGTGCGCGGGTACGCACAGTCGCTCCCTATGTGTATGCCGATGATGTGGAAGATGTCCAGGTCAGTGCTTTGATCCAGCGCTTGCAGGCAGGTGAGCTGAATGCAATGGCTTTTACCAGCGCCACTCAGGTACGCCGGTTGTTCCAGATTGCACGGCGCCAGCCTGAAGGTGAGCAAGGCCTGCGCAAGGCACTTGCCGCTCTCTGTGTGGCTGCAGTGGGTCCAGTCGTTGCTGATGAGCTCAGCGCTCGCGAGGTACAGGTCAATCTTATGCCGACCAGCAGCTTTTTTATGAAGCCTCTGGTGCGTGAGCTGGTCAAAGCCTTCAATCCATCGGCAGTTGATGATTGA
- a CDS encoding DUF3336 domain-containing protein, giving the protein MIKLMQRNQGKRLLKEMEQAESYEEWVELAGAYDHEMGLDEWKQDDACESYDYRAIRQRLDQLRDLRFRRDYPQLLFILNEGIHGNLGGMGKPALYSKAKLGTKNLITRYIDELCGALHDLNEVDEKIISLEEKQDFFQRASHCYGRSALMLSGGAVLGFFHAGVLKALFDRGLLPEIISGSSAGSILAATACTHADDELKERLNLDNLHHEVDEAEQIRPVLSLLGNGRPNMDADNLRDYLQHIVPDLTFQEAFERTGRKLNITVTGLSPRQAPRLLNAITAPNVLVRSAVMASCAIYGIYPPVTLMCRNASGETAPYLPDEKWIDGSFADDLPAKRLARLYGVNHFISSMTNPAALAITPDPDRPSNPVRSVLNFQGRLLKLGTAETLRFSRQHVRIKSPMLSLVQHLTYGILAQEYTADINIFLRNRWDHPLRLLAPPSREAMHRLIYEGERSTWDRIEMVRNCTAVSRTLDGILHQRGWEV; this is encoded by the coding sequence ATGATCAAGTTGATGCAGCGAAACCAGGGCAAACGCCTGTTGAAAGAAATGGAGCAGGCCGAGAGCTATGAGGAGTGGGTAGAGCTGGCCGGTGCCTATGACCATGAAATGGGTCTGGATGAATGGAAACAGGATGACGCCTGTGAGAGCTATGACTACCGTGCCATTCGTCAGCGGCTGGATCAATTACGCGATCTGCGCTTTCGCCGGGACTATCCACAATTGTTGTTTATCCTTAATGAAGGTATTCACGGCAATCTGGGAGGCATGGGCAAGCCAGCGTTGTACAGCAAGGCAAAGCTGGGTACCAAGAACCTGATTACACGCTATATCGATGAGTTGTGCGGTGCTCTGCATGATCTCAATGAAGTGGATGAGAAGATCATCTCACTGGAGGAAAAACAGGATTTTTTCCAGCGCGCCAGCCACTGCTATGGTCGTTCTGCTCTGATGTTGAGTGGAGGAGCGGTACTCGGGTTTTTCCATGCCGGGGTGCTCAAGGCATTGTTTGATCGTGGCCTGTTGCCGGAAATCATTTCAGGCTCCAGTGCCGGCTCGATCCTTGCCGCGACAGCCTGTACCCATGCTGATGACGAGCTGAAAGAACGTTTGAATCTGGATAATCTGCACCATGAGGTCGACGAAGCCGAGCAGATTCGCCCGGTTTTGTCATTGCTTGGTAATGGCCGGCCAAATATGGATGCGGACAACCTGCGCGATTATTTGCAGCACATCGTTCCTGATCTGACCTTTCAGGAAGCCTTCGAACGAACCGGCCGCAAGCTCAACATCACGGTGACCGGACTCAGTCCGCGTCAGGCGCCGCGCCTTTTGAACGCCATTACTGCGCCCAATGTACTGGTACGCTCTGCAGTTATGGCGTCATGCGCCATTTATGGCATTTACCCGCCAGTAACCCTGATGTGCCGCAATGCGTCCGGTGAAACGGCGCCTTACCTGCCAGACGAGAAATGGATAGATGGTTCCTTCGCGGATGACCTTCCAGCCAAGCGGTTGGCCCGTTTGTATGGCGTCAATCACTTTATCTCCAGTATGACGAACCCCGCCGCGTTGGCGATTACCCCGGACCCTGACCGGCCGAGCAACCCGGTGCGCAGCGTACTCAATTTCCAGGGTCGACTGTTGAAGCTGGGGACAGCGGAAACTCTGCGCTTCAGCCGTCAACACGTTCGTATCAAGTCACCCATGCTGAGCCTGGTTCAACACCTGACCTATGGCATTCTGGCGCAGGAATATACTGCCGACATCAATATATTCCTGCGCAATCGTTGGGATCATCCGCTCCGATTGCTGGCACCACCCTCCCGCGAAGCCATGCATCGCTTGATTTATGAAGGTGAGCGCTCAACCTGGGACCGTATCGAGATGGTGCGCAACTGTACTGCTGTCAGCCGAACCCTGGATGGTATCCTGCATCAGCGCGGTTGGGAGGTCTGA
- a CDS encoding Lon protease family protein, with the protein MSTEPAALQLTPDQLTMPIDLQALGFTTTDDLEPFRGILGQERAVEALQFGVAMHRPGYNVFVMGEPGTGRFSYVTRYLKAEAKRQVTPQDCVFVNNFDEPREPKVISLVPGSADDLIDDITQLVDNLLATFPAVFEHPAYQQKKSSIDRAFNLRYDRAIDSVERVALEKSIAIYRDAQNIAFTPMKDGKALDEADFSQLPESERETFHQDISSLEEVLNEALSSLPQWKRESSNQLRELNEVTISEALEPLLAPLLEKYSGNQEICDYLHAMQQNLLKTVIDQLVEERALEARPDAYKKQMLVEQYCPSLIVGHHSSGGAPVVHEPHPSYDNLFGRIEYSSEQGALVTSYRHIRPGALHRANGGYLVLEAEKLLGEPFVWEALKRALHSRQLKMESPWAELGRLTTVTLTPEVIPLDVKVVIIGSRQLYYTLQDLDPDFQEMFRVLVDFDEDLPRTPDSIEGMAQLLKTRTSEEGLAPLSAAAVARVLTYSARLAEHQQRLSARISDIFQLVAEADFLRQLAADPLTDLAHIERALQAKEMRTGRVSARIREDMLSGVILIDTAGAAVGKCNGLTVLEVGDSVFGVPARISATVYPGGSGIVDIEREVSLGQPIHSKGVMILTGFMGSRYAQQYPLEISASIALEQSYGYVDGDSASLGEVCALISGLSRTPLKQEFAITGSINQFGEVQAVGGVNEKIEGFFRLCEARGLTGQQGVIIPQANVPNLMLDNSVLDAVKAGQFAVYAVQHVDQALSLLSGEEVGTLDEKGHFPPSSVNGRVVQRLCEIAERDREDDEEGNDKNERKKTD; encoded by the coding sequence ATGAGCACAGAGCCGGCCGCCCTGCAACTGACCCCTGACCAACTTACCATGCCGATCGATCTGCAAGCGCTCGGATTTACTACCACCGATGACCTTGAACCCTTTCGCGGAATACTTGGTCAGGAACGGGCGGTGGAAGCACTGCAGTTTGGTGTCGCCATGCATCGCCCGGGCTATAACGTGTTTGTCATGGGAGAGCCGGGTACTGGGCGCTTTTCTTACGTTACGCGTTATCTCAAGGCTGAAGCTAAACGCCAGGTGACGCCGCAGGACTGCGTATTCGTCAACAACTTCGATGAGCCACGTGAACCCAAAGTAATCAGTCTGGTGCCGGGCAGTGCCGATGACTTGATTGATGATATTACCCAGCTGGTCGACAATTTGCTGGCGACATTCCCGGCGGTGTTCGAGCATCCCGCTTATCAGCAGAAAAAGAGCTCCATTGATCGTGCCTTCAATCTGCGTTATGACCGGGCAATAGACTCGGTTGAACGCGTGGCACTGGAGAAAAGCATTGCCATATACCGGGATGCGCAGAATATTGCCTTTACCCCGATGAAAGATGGCAAGGCGCTGGATGAGGCGGATTTTTCCCAACTGCCAGAGAGCGAGCGCGAAACCTTTCATCAGGACATTTCCAGTCTTGAAGAAGTGCTCAACGAGGCGCTGTCCAGCCTGCCACAATGGAAGCGTGAATCCAGCAACCAGCTGCGTGAACTCAATGAAGTCACCATTTCCGAAGCGCTGGAGCCCTTGCTGGCGCCGCTGCTGGAAAAATACAGCGGTAATCAGGAAATCTGTGATTATTTACACGCGATGCAGCAGAATCTGCTGAAGACCGTGATTGATCAATTGGTCGAAGAGCGGGCCCTGGAGGCACGTCCGGATGCATACAAGAAGCAGATGCTGGTCGAGCAGTATTGCCCCAGTCTGATCGTTGGCCATCACAGTAGTGGCGGTGCCCCCGTAGTGCATGAACCGCATCCATCCTACGATAATCTGTTTGGCCGCATCGAATACAGTTCGGAGCAGGGTGCCCTGGTAACCAGCTACCGGCATATTCGTCCGGGTGCCTTGCACCGCGCCAACGGTGGTTATCTGGTACTGGAAGCGGAGAAGCTGCTTGGCGAACCTTTTGTCTGGGAAGCTCTGAAACGCGCGCTGCACTCACGCCAATTGAAAATGGAATCACCCTGGGCTGAACTTGGTCGTCTGACTACCGTGACGCTGACGCCGGAAGTGATACCACTTGATGTCAAAGTCGTGATCATTGGCTCGCGTCAGCTGTACTACACCCTGCAGGACCTGGATCCTGATTTTCAGGAAATGTTTCGTGTGCTGGTCGACTTTGATGAAGACCTGCCACGAACGCCGGACAGTATTGAAGGTATGGCGCAGTTACTCAAGACGCGCACCTCTGAAGAGGGGCTGGCGCCCTTGAGTGCTGCGGCCGTAGCGCGAGTGTTGACCTACAGTGCACGCCTGGCAGAGCACCAGCAGCGTCTGTCGGCGCGTATCAGTGACATCTTTCAACTGGTGGCTGAAGCCGATTTTTTGCGCCAGTTGGCTGCTGATCCATTGACCGATCTGGCGCATATAGAGCGTGCTCTGCAAGCAAAGGAAATGCGTACTGGCCGGGTCAGTGCGCGGATTCGGGAAGATATGCTGTCCGGAGTGATTCTGATCGATACTGCCGGGGCGGCCGTTGGCAAGTGTAATGGCCTGACTGTACTGGAAGTGGGTGACTCCGTGTTCGGCGTGCCTGCACGTATCAGTGCGACAGTGTATCCCGGTGGCAGCGGTATTGTAGATATCGAGCGTGAAGTCAGCCTGGGTCAGCCGATTCACTCCAAGGGGGTAATGATTCTGACCGGTTTTATGGGTAGCCGGTACGCTCAGCAATACCCATTGGAAATTTCCGCCAGCATCGCCCTGGAGCAATCCTATGGTTATGTGGATGGTGACAGTGCATCTTTGGGAGAGGTTTGTGCGCTGATCTCCGGCTTGTCGCGCACACCGCTGAAGCAGGAGTTCGCTATTACCGGTTCAATCAACCAGTTTGGCGAAGTGCAAGCCGTTGGTGGCGTGAATGAGAAAATTGAAGGTTTTTTCCGCCTGTGCGAGGCACGTGGGTTGACCGGGCAGCAAGGGGTGATCATTCCTCAGGCCAACGTGCCCAATCTGATGCTGGATAACTCGGTGCTGGATGCCGTCAAAGCAGGGCAGTTTGCAGTGTATGCCGTACAGCATGTCGATCAGGCACTCAGCTTGCTGTCGGGTGAAGAGGTCGGCACTCTGGATGAAAAGGGACATTTCCCTCCTTCTTCAGTCAATGGTCGCGTGGTGCAGCGTTTGTGCGAAATTGCCGAGCGTGATCGCGAAGATGATGAGGAAGGCAATGATAAAAATGAACGGAAGAAAACTGACTGA
- a CDS encoding GIY-YIG nuclease family protein: protein MTTSVFPATAPPDVADLPDSPGVYHFYAERGALLYVGKSIHIRQRVRSHFQQAKTDVRHARLCRQVARIEVRPTAGELGALLLEAQQVKDLKPLYNKRLRRQRGLLSWRLQASGELEHVTRLNSSKESPLYGLFRSRHQARERLREMAREHGLCLRVLGLEAGQGRCFAQQLNRCWGACCGLESLSSHQQRLQAALLPLQLATWDWPGAIALPESDPVQGIRQWHVVRQWCLLGSTDQAKRCAALALGGGDFDLDLYHILSGWLQRHPEQPVELL from the coding sequence ATGACTACTTCTGTTTTCCCTGCTACCGCTCCCCCCGATGTTGCTGACTTGCCGGATAGCCCGGGGGTTTACCATTTCTATGCCGAACGCGGAGCGCTGCTCTATGTGGGTAAAAGCATCCATATCCGCCAGCGTGTGCGCAGCCATTTCCAGCAGGCCAAAACCGATGTGCGGCATGCGCGCCTGTGCCGTCAGGTGGCGCGGATCGAGGTGAGGCCAACAGCGGGAGAGTTGGGTGCCTTGCTGCTGGAGGCGCAGCAGGTCAAGGATCTAAAGCCGCTATACAACAAACGTCTTCGCCGCCAGCGTGGCTTGCTCAGCTGGCGATTGCAGGCATCCGGTGAGCTGGAACACGTTACCCGCCTGAACAGCAGCAAGGAAAGCCCCTTGTACGGTCTTTTTCGCAGCCGGCACCAGGCCCGAGAACGCCTGCGTGAAATGGCGCGGGAGCACGGCCTGTGTTTGCGTGTATTGGGGCTGGAAGCCGGGCAGGGCCGTTGTTTTGCCCAGCAATTGAACCGTTGCTGGGGTGCCTGCTGCGGGCTGGAATCTCTGTCCAGCCACCAGCAGCGCTTGCAGGCGGCACTGCTGCCTCTGCAGTTGGCAACCTGGGATTGGCCAGGAGCCATTGCATTGCCGGAGTCCGATCCGGTGCAGGGCATTCGCCAATGGCACGTGGTGCGTCAGTGGTGCCTGCTGGGCAGTACCGATCAGGCGAAGAGGTGCGCGGCGCTGGCGCTGGGCGGCGGTGACTTCGATCTGGATCTTTATCATATTCTCAGTGGCTGGTTGCAACGCCACCCGGAGCAACCTGTGGAGCTGCTATGA